The following DNA comes from Nicotiana sylvestris chromosome 10, ASM39365v2, whole genome shotgun sequence.
TTAATTTGAGTGGGAAACACGCGCTTCATTAATAAGCCACGTGAACTCCAAAATCCTCCAGCTGCTGCTTGATCCACAGAAGCTGAGCATAGCAGGATGCTGCAgctacatattcagcttcagcGGTCCACTCAAATATGGCAAAGAATCTAGTTCAACATAAAAGGACCAAACATATTAATATGAGGCATCATTTTCAGAGAGATAATGTAGATAAAGGGTTGATATGCCTGAAATTCTGCAAaacagaagatcaaattgcagacattttCACCAAGGCATTGAGTAGGGAACAGTTTGAAAGAAACAGAATAAAGCTGGGACTGTTGAAGCCAAATTAAGAACCTGATTCCTCTTTATAATTATAATTgtattttaaggctaaattgcacattttacaataatagcccatatgtatttatgattatattaTTTACGCAAAAAATAACCTTTTATAGTTTTACATaattgttttaaattattttattcacaaataatatttttgttattaaattattatttttataaattattttatttaataaattgggtatttaaaatctggcccaaaTTTTTCAATTAATTTCAGACCCAAACATACCCAATTACCCCAAGCCTAATACCCCTGGCCCAATTACCCTTACCCATTTAATAACCCGACCCAACCCTGTctaaatcccagccgttgataaaaaatgatcaacggctaatAAACGACCCCTCCCTTTTCTTATATCTccaccccccaaaccctaaccctcATTTCCCGAATTCGCCGCCTCTATTTCCCTCCTCTGATGAACCCTAACCCCGTCGCCTCACTAAAATCCCCTCTGTCCTCCCCGTgatcgttcctcccgtcctccccgtggtcgttcctcccgtcctccccgtATCCGTTCTTCCCGTCCTCCACAAGACCCTCCTCGACACCGTTTTTTAGATGAAAattcatcagacggtgatgatgatatTGTACAAAACAATGcttgacttttatatactttgaactagacaaatagaaccGGTTTTGAACTAGTTGTAATAAGTTTTAACTTACTTTTGGATtttttagttctattgaactttaatttgttagttttaatgtatttattgaattgtgttgttgttgttgttgttgttatgttgttgttgttgttgttgtgttattgTTTAGGGATTTTGGTATGCTGGCAGGTGATGTAACTGCCAAAACAGACATTTTATGCCAAAATTAAAACCcagaaaaccgaccaaagttggtcggttcctacttttaaaagaaaatccgctgattagcgaccaaagttggtcgctacagtttaagaaaattaaaaattaccaaccaaagttggtcggttaatgAACAAGGATTACCTAGATTTCAACTttacgaccaactttggtcggtattgttaaattttaattttttaaaaaaaatatactccctctgttccagtttatgtgaacctattttctttttggtccgttccaaaaagaatgaaccctttctaaatttggaaataattttgcttaaagttacaactctacccttaatgagaagcttttataaccacacaaatactctgggcagcatttggacttgtttaggaccacaaattctaaaagtcttcatttttttcttaaacttcgtgctcagtcaaacaggttcacataaattggaacggatggagtatattttttactttaccgaccaactttgatcgctaatttttaaattttaataattaataaaataacgtAATTTaaatataccgaccaactttagttggcaaaattaaattattaaaatatgttaccgaccaaagttggtcggtatgtgCTTTAAATTGCACAgttggtccttttacctttgcgaccaaccttggtcaGTAATTAGCAACCAACCTTGGTCGGTATGCTAAAACGaccaccaaaatagcgaccaagcgtGTTTGGACGAGTTTTGGTCGGTAATTTGTCAaaaccgaccaacgttggtctctTTTTTGGGTCCTAattaccggatttctagtagtgtcaaAGGAGAATTTAAGAAGGGCTTTGCCACAGGTAGCTCCAAAATGGTCAATGAAGATCCTTCTGATCGCGAAGGAGAACATACGTAGGGCTTTGGTGGTATTTGCAAGGCCTCCAAACTACCTTCTAACATGTCAATTACCTTACCTGTGGCTGACCTCTGGGAGGGGTCAGTTTGAATGCACCACAAGCCCACTAGTATCATTTTCTTTGCAATCAGTGCTTCATCGTTGGTCATTCCGTCTCGTATATTTAGGTCTTCATCTAGCACAACGCGTCTATAAGCCCAACATGGAAAGTATATTTCACTATTATGGCTTCTTTCAGCACTGTAGTTCCTTCTTCCTCCAACCATTTCAAGAACCATCATTCTGTAGCTATAAACAACAGATTTGTGTGAAACTCCTCCAAAATTTCTACAGAACACCTCTGGAGCAATATAACCAATGGTTCCTCGAGCTTCTAATGTGGACACTATGCTCTCTTTTCGAGTACATAATTTTGCTAAACCGAAATCAGATATCTTGGGGCAAAAGTCCTCGTCCAGAAGAATGTTGTGAGGTTTTATGTCAAAATGCAAAATTCGTGAGTTGCACCCTCTATGCAAATATTCCAATCCCCGAGCTATCCCAAGTGCAATTTTATACAACACTTCCCATTTCAATCTATAGTTGTCTCTGTAAATGTGTTTATCAAGAGATCCATTCGGCATGAATTCATAAATAAGTGCTTTTTCCCGACGATTCAAACAAAATCCCAACAGAGTTACAACGTTGACATGAGAAGATTGACTGATGCTTGCAACTTCGTTAATGAAATCTTCTCCATTCCCCTCAGTTGCTTTTAAGATCTTCACAGCAACGGGTTGGCCGTTAAGGTTACCTTTGTAGACCCCTCCATAACCCCCTTCTCCAAGTTTCTCTTTAAATGAACTTGTCATTTTCCTAATGTCTGAATAGCTATATGCCATTGGGGCTAAAGGTCCATACTGCCACAGGTTGGCTTCAACATTCTGATCTTCTGTCTTTGTTATTGAAACATAGGGGTCACATGATTTCCTGAATCGAAAGCAGCACATCAAGCAGCAGGTTACAGCTATTGCAGTCCCAACCGCAGATAATGCTATATAAAcagacaaaagaagaaaagaaggtaaAAACATGTTAttgagaaaaaaatgaaaagtttAAAGTTGAAAATTTTCGAGTACAAAAAGATACTACTCATTTTTTAAACATACTAACAATAAAAGTCATATAAAACTGGAAGAAGTACTATTAAAGCTGTTAGTCTCATGAGAGTGAGAAAAATAACATGGTACCTATTGAGAGCTTCACATGTAAGATTCGACCTGCAAAAGTTGTCATTATACTCATTAATTAAGAAGATCAAATACAAGGATTATAAGTTTATTTTATTCCCCCATCCCCAAGAGAAGTTTAATAAAAAAGATAGCGCACCTTTGGATGTACAGTGATCAAACTTTGTGGTGGAATCTTTGCAGAAGCACAAAAAATCTTTGGTTGAATTGTTGTGACCACAAAGCCCGTCTGAAGCCTCACACTTAGCGCACTCCGATGCGCTCTGCCAATCCAGCACGAACCCGTTACTCAGCGCCGCATCAAGCCCTTTAGTCCACCCCACGTCCAACTCCGTCGCAACCACCTTATCCTCACAAATTCCATACCAATTTAAATCTTTGGGTTCATTATGGCCGACATAAAAGTATGACTTACTTTCACCTGACGTTAAGCAATCTACAGGAATAGAGGCCGGAAGGGAACTTGTACAATTATAATAGAAGGTAAGCTGTGTATCATGTTTAGAGTATTCTAGGGGCAAGTCTTCTAGAGTAAGGTTGTGACGTGCTCTAGGGCATGCCGAATTATCAGTAGTATCCCTATCGACCAGAGTAAGGGAGTGGTTGGTGTAATCTATACCTTTGAGAAGAAAGTATTCTGGGAAAGGTAAAGAATAGTTGTATTGGTACTCTGAGAACAGTGTATGCCAAGTCCTGGATAACCACAGTATTGATTAGAGGTGGAGTTGTAATTATCAAGGCTCCAGAAAGGATATGAAATATTAAGTCCATTGCAGGAAAACGAAGGGTACACATATGCAACAGAGGTACCGAAGAGGGAAAGAAGGAGAGAGACcaatgtttaaccaaaaatctgagtctttgatcaaagctagaaagaaattcgggttactgataatcaagagacaaaaataaaatatttttgagaatgaaggtaaagcagtaaatagttttgtatttcagtaagatctcaatagtattttctgtccttacagatgttgagtctctccccttttatagttgattctaggagaagatataatgcatttgtcttaatgagacaattatgagcaataaatgatatttaaaagaaatgttacacaatcatttctatttaattcagattctctaacgtatttgacatttaatgttgtatttaaactcttttacgtcatcagattcgtatcttcaacttcttctgatctttgatctttaaacgactcgaataggtacgagactcgtacctactttagtaacggtccacacctatgttgttttcttttcctcctatctgttgtcgcccgtgcctcttggctatttattgcgttttgaccttttgaccagtccacgtgtcatgacacgtcatcttcaatattcagactcagttttttcccaatacaggtcgtccccccacttttcatttatttatccattaaatatttgggaagtggacctTCACAAAAAGGGAATTTTTTGCTGTAATCAATGTTATGACAGTACTGACGCCCCAGTTGTCTATTCTATTTAATGCTCTGCACACGTGTCACCTTCCGATTGATTTCGTAATTCTGCAGCCTTTTTCCAAGGTTTATTCATCCCTTATATTCACGAAgcgatagttgcctttattataggctttccatcattacacttctttgCTTGACGGTTgttattatatacatatatatatatattttttctctttGTCCTTTTCTTCATAAACCCTTAACAGATCCTTTACTCTTTATTTCTACTCCTTTCTCCTTGAGTTCATCCTTTTCTCTGTAATGGTATCTCCGAATCCTAACCCTAAAAGAATCCCAATTCTTGATAGCTTCCTCAATGCCCCTGTAAGACATAGAAGAGGAAGAGGAGGCAGGCTTCGTAGCCTAGGATCCGTTCGTGGTGGTGCCTCTGGTTCTGTCATGCCTTCTTCTAGCTCCGGTACTATTTCCAGAGGTTCTATCACTAAGAAATCTTcctctaaaggtaaagaacttccTGAGCCTCTTCAAGAGCCTTTAGTTGAGGAAATAGTACCCAACGACCTATCTTttgagaatgataggaaatctcttcgtgagcaagttgtcaatttagagaaagctgacacttttccttctttaatcactgaacctttggtttctattgttcgaaAAGATTGCAACTGGAGAAGTGATTTTCGTATAGTAATCCCTAATCCAAATCAAATAATATCTTcttttaggattggattttcttttgtttatacttaccccttcactttgggatTTATTCCTGCTATTGACCTAGTCATACTTGATTTCTGtcgttttttcaaaatttatttggGACAAATTGGTCCCCTTGtatggagaacagtggcttgtttgaggtatttaTCTGTTAAAGCCGGTGTTGATTTTTCCTTTCCCCGCCTTATTCATCTTTACCACCCCAAGTTATTTCGCAATGGAGTTTTTACTCtaactgcaagaagtaaaagggtcttagtaagccctgaagatgacaaggaccgCGGGTGGTACACTCGTTATATTGCGGTACGCACAGTTGATTTGGTGGGTGAAACAAAtatccccttccctgagaagtggaactttgcacgtaagtttttttttACTTACCGTTCTTACCTCTTAAgaatttcaacttcttttctaatttcatccttttttgcttttctatagcaaccatgggagatgtggaacccgttcctaatttccgtggttgggtagatttaaTCATGAAAGTCGTGTCTATGGAGGCGAGAACGTGGAAATCCATTTCCAATTTACatggttggaaagtaaaaactcacGGTATGAATCTCTTTATCATttttcgtatgacaagtcctttaTTTTtcctaacttcttttttttaaatccttctttttgtcaggatttgctattcgaggaatgaCAACCGAAGTGGCTACTGCCCTTCGAGCCTCTTCTGGTACTTCTCTTTCTGTGGAGAGAACTCAAGCTAGGCAGTCAaagaggaaagttgtagaagaagATTCTGAGGACGATGAAGACGAAGACACCTCTTTGATAGCTAGACCAAGAGCCAGGAGACGCATAGTTTCCGAGAATGAAGTTGAAGTTACCCTTGTTTGTGCCTCTCTTACTGAACCAGTTCACATTCCCTCTGAAGATGAAACCACTCCGAGGGACACCAACGAATCTATTCATCGTCTCTTCGTTGGTGGTTTTGAAAGTGGAGAACTAGGTCCAGTTTTAGATGAAGTTCCTCTTTCTTCCTCTGTTCCCATTCCTTCTTTTCCTGCTTCTTTACCTACTTCTGCTCCCTTACCTGCTTCGAGTCCTATGACTCctgttattttcacttcttctaccactcTTCCTTTTGTAGTTCCCCCTTCCTATGTTCAATATGTAGAGGAGGGTTCTAGTAGCAGAAGCTTGGCTATGAGGAGCGTTACGCTTGAAGTTCCTGCTAAAAACAGCCTTTTAAGGAAGTCTAGTGGAGCAGATGActggcttaggcctttgattggagatattgagaagaagaataTGGACAGTCATAGCTGCTTAACTTTGATGAATGACattgttcattctactttgaaggtattcttCCTTCACTTACTaacaagtttttttaaaaaaaaattcttatttctATGAATTGTCGTTGCAagctaacctcattggtacaaaattgatgggaagaattttccttctggaaaagaaagcccgtgagtctgaaaagtctatccacgaggctgaggaaataTCCAGGGGAGCACAGTTAGAAGCAGCCAATTGgaaagagcagtttgagaatgctcagggaacTATAGAAGAATTGCTAGAGAGTAGAAATCTCCTGGAGCAACAAAAGCGAGGTTTGACTTCTGAGCTAGCAGTTgtcaaggcttcttcaagccaatttgagAAAGATAAGGAGTGCCTTGAGTGTTCATTTTCAGAACAACTATCCAATTgtagtgaagagatcagagaacTTAAGGTACTCTTGACCAAGAAAGAAGATTATGCaggggagttagtgcaaagcttgactcaagctcaagctgaTTTAAAAATCTCTTCTGATAAGGTACGTACCTtagagagttctcatgcctcccttgaagcatCCCTTGAATCCTCTTTAGCTGAAAatcaagtgttaaagaatgatcttgctatgtgggaaagagagtatgaacttcttgaggagaattttaacatagaggtgagttgggcttttctaaactctcgtcgtgatgctttaatggaggccagtcaagaaaactttgatttaAACTCAGAGTTGGCCAATGTTTTAGAGACCATTGAGAGAACCCAACAACCACTTGACTTTCCTTCTCCGTCAATTGAAGCTCTCGTGGCTGAAGAACCTTTAAATGAAGAAGTCGTTGCTATGGCAGTTGAAGttgaaaatgttgcaattccagcttcagaaggtgaaacttctatgactcagtctgtggaagttgaagcttccgtgactcttgcttccctcgTTGATTCTAACATTTCAAGCTCAATTGAAACCGTTcttgttgctgcttcttcagtAGTTGCCATCGtgcctgtggctgaaagtgaaattaatattgcaacttctgatgtgctaaccccttcaattggatgatggttttatcccttagcttttaagggattttttggtgaaagtccccagttatcataatggggcacttgtataaacttttattgactaagttttctacttagtctttttaattatattaagaagttttgttagtacttcaatgtgttctattcttgccttttccttacttatttaggacttatagaatagttttgcatttttatcctttgaaaatgctttatgattcttctcatgacttattaacatgaggtttataaaagaggacccttttattttatcgacacttaatgaagaagacatcTCAACTTCacaatggtgttataatacgatgaaagaaataggaatacacatgttttgtatgaaacaattGTGACAagttttattcatgaactttaacaagtttttttgactattacatgtattaaaatccaTCTATGACTTTCtcataactgtttttcttgtaacagatttttacagcgctgaaataaacaaggtttttcttcataacctgttttagTACAAAGcctttatgagtttgagagatgactctgttgttctcatgggaaaaacattatgatgaatgtcttgtgtttgttgaacacgatgatgaatgctgaagacttcgtaactttttctcaacacttgtctctttatggccgacttttgttcgatattcgtatctgtttatctacacatatctgtgtataatatgtagtcccccaagtgtttgagcggtgaagtatgaagccttgagcacttgtttatttctttctatttggtccttttcctgaaacagaaaaaagatacgggactcggaggtgtgattatagatgaagactgacTAACTCGTGTATATTTCCATCAGATtgattgtaaccctgggctggaaattttagaacactccattttgccttgcaggtcgtgactcatcatttggcacgagttagggtttttgtctagcatctaaaatcgttagtaaaactttaataattcaaaagaaaaaattttaacatggcgatacctgaccgtgggtacgtTTTTAGAAGTAATACCTCTTTAAATGGatggcattccaatgtgagggtaaaactttgtcgtccattgtctccaactcgtatgctcttttcccgcaatgtcacgaactttgtatggtccttcccacgttggacttagctttcctgaattagcagcctttgcagattggaacacctttttaagcacgaagtccccaattttgaaaaatctgaggcgtgatttcctattgtaatatcgttcaattacttgcttttgtgctgccattcttatcaatgcagcttctcttcttccttcaagcaaatcaaggttgacccgcatctcttcatcattagattgcTCCGTTGCCCgaacgtaccgtgtgcttggttcaccgatttcaactggaattaaggtttccgcaccataaaccattgaaaatggtgtttctccagtgcttgtttttgtcgttgtacgataagcccataatactctaGGTAATACCTCatgccaattaccttttgaatcctgtaacctcttcttcaagttgttgataatgactttgttagtggatttcgcttgtccattacccactagatggtatggcgtagacgttatccttttaatctgccaactttgaagaaattctgtgatttgagctcctatgaattgtggtccattgtcacacacgatctcctttggtgttccaaagcggcatattatatttcgccatataaagtctttaacttccttctctcgtacctgtttaatgctcctgcttctacccatttagtgaaataatctgtgagtataagtagaaactttacctgatcTTTTGCTTGtagaagtggacctacgatatctaTTCCctatttcataaagggccacggggctataacagggtgtagtaactcagctggtctgtgcatattgttgtcgtatctttgacatttatcacatttggacacgaaactgtttgcctcttcttccatcttatgccaataatatcctgctcgaatcAATGTTCTTACCAGCGACCTTCCCcatgcgtgatttccacaatgtccttcgtgcacttccctcatcacatattctgtttgagagggtccgagacaccgtgctagtggtccaccgaacatctttcaataaagatttccttgataaaagcaatatcgagcggcttttttgcgaagcacgtgagccttccctttgtcaataggcacggttccgtgctgtaaaaaagcaataatttcgtttctccaatcccatgttagatgattaaaatttacctcattcttatcaggttcgagaacggaataaaataaatgtatgactgaagcatttgagTCGTTTGCTACgtcagctgcagatgcgagattagctaaagcatctgcctccacattctcatctcttgggatctgcattaccttctaagtttggaattgcttaatTAGTTCCCGTAacttttcgagatattcttgcattcgagtttccctggttgtataagtccccagcatttgattgaccacgagttgagaatcactcttgattataatttgtgttatgccgagttctcttgccaattccaaacctgcaattacagcttcgTACTctacttcattgttagttatagaatgacattttatagcttgcATAATAATTTCAgccgtaggtggtatgagaactataccCAGACCTGCTCCTTTTATATTGGATGatccatcagtgaataaaacccaagtccctaggtttgcaccattaaaaacttgtaattctttttctgcttctaaatgcatcccctgactaaaatcagccacgaaatcagctagtacttgagattttatagcggtcctgggttgataaatgatttcgtattcacttagttctatagcccattttgctaatcttcctgacagttcgtgtttatgcaaaatatttcgaagcggaaaagcagtaactacaataataggatgacattgaaaataaggtcttaattttctagatgtcataatcaaagctaatgctaacttttctagctgtgggtatcgtgtctcagcatctaataaggacttacttacataataaataggagattgtttaccttggtcctcacggactaaaacaacacttaccgcaacttcagatacagccagatagatgagaagcttttctcccacctttggttttgccaataacggtggttttgacaaataagctttcaaatttctaagggcttgttgacaatcttcattccattcaaaatgatcttgctttttgagtgcagagaaaaacttaaaacacttttctgaggatttggaaataaatctccccaaagctgcaattcttcccgttaatctttgaacttcctttttattagtaaggatattagggatttcttctattgctttgatctgtgaaggatttacctcaataccacggttagaaacaagaaaacccaaaaacttacctgacgcaactccaaatgcacatttttctgggttgagtttcatattaaattttcgcaaaatttcaaatgtaacagatagatgagaaatatgatcatgagactgcttggttttgacgagcatatcgtctatatatacctccattgtctttcctaaatgttcttggaacattttggtgaccaacctttgataggttgccccagcatttttgagaccaaagggcattactttataacagtaagtccccctgtctgtgatgaaagaagttttttcttcatcactagggtccattttaatttggttgtaccctgaatatgcatctaaaaaacttaaaagttcatgtcctgcagttgcatcaattaattgatctatatgtggtaaaggaaaagaatcttttggacaagctttattaagatctgtataatctacacagactcgccacttaccatttttcttaggtacaacaactgtgttggctaaccaattagggtactttacctcgcggattgacccaatttttaatagcttttggacctcatcttgaatcacctggtttttgaaagccccttgctttcttttcttttgctttattggtgtaaaggatgggtcttcatttaatttgtgagtcatcatatccggtggtatccctgtcatgtcagcatgggaccaagcaaaacagtccacgttagattttagaaattcaattaacatatctcgcatgtttgagtttaaattagctccaacataaactttccgttcaggccattgctcaaataatatcacagactcgagttcttcgatggttgttttgatattttcattctcctcaggttcttgaattgtatcaggtctcgagtctaaatctgttttctctcgctcagttgaggtttgattgctgacaccttcaactgtttcctgtaattgctatttttctttgtttacggTGCTCGTATCTGTTACAGTGTTGATACTCCTCATTGTTTGTTGATCCCCTCGAATTTGACAAATCCCCcacggtgatggaaatttaataacttgatgtagagttgacaGAACAGcatccatatcatggatccaaggcctccccatgatcatattgtaggccatttccatatcaac
Coding sequences within:
- the LOC104216025 gene encoding PR5-like receptor kinase produces the protein MCCFRFRKSCDPYVSITKTEDQNVEANLWQYGPLAPMAYSYSDIRKMTSSFKEKLGEGGYGGVYKGNLNGQPVAVKILKATEGNGEDFINEVASISQSSHVNVVTLLGFCLNRREKALIYEFMPNGSLDKHIYRDNYRLKWEVLYKIALGIARGLEYLHRGCNSRILHFDIKPHNILLDEDFCPKISDFGLAKLCTRKESIVSTLEARGTIGYIAPEVFCRNFGGVSHKSVVYSYRMMVLEMVGGRRNYSAERSHNSEIYFPCWAYRRVVLDEDLNIRDGMTNDEALIAKKMILVGLWCIQTDPSQRSATGKVIDMLEGSLEALQIPPKPYVCSPSRSEGSSLTILELPVAKPFLNSPLTLLEIRFFAIFEWTAEAEYVAAASCYAQLLWIKQQLEDFGVHVAY